A region from the Ichthyobacterium seriolicida genome encodes:
- the hemB gene encoding porphobilinogen synthase, protein MYPLIRGRRLRKSESVRDIVREVSIFPCDFVVPLFIRDGVGIKDSIPSMPDYYCQSLDFVEKEVKYLYSIGIRAVLLFVKVPDNLKSNDGAEALNPKGLMQRSISLIKDTVPDMLVMTDVALDPYSSFGHDGLVERGVILNDKTNDILAQMALSHAESGCDVVAPSDMMDGRISSIRNILEKEGYTDTIIMSYSVKYASSFYGPFRDVLDSSPSFGDKKTYQMDFYNGSREAIKETLMDIREGADIVMIKPAGSYLDIIKSIREEINVPIASYQVSGEYSMIKAAAKNKWIDEKKAALESLVAIKRAGADIIVSYFAKSIVENLR, encoded by the coding sequence ATGTATCCATTAATAAGAGGCAGAAGACTTAGGAAAAGTGAATCTGTGAGAGACATTGTAAGGGAAGTGTCTATCTTTCCTTGCGATTTTGTAGTTCCTCTATTTATTAGAGATGGAGTCGGTATCAAAGACTCTATACCTTCTATGCCTGATTACTATTGTCAATCTTTAGATTTTGTTGAAAAAGAGGTCAAATACCTTTACAGCATAGGCATTAGAGCTGTTTTACTATTTGTGAAAGTTCCAGATAATCTTAAAAGTAACGATGGAGCAGAAGCTTTAAATCCTAAAGGGCTGATGCAACGCAGTATTAGCCTTATAAAGGATACTGTTCCAGATATGTTAGTTATGACTGATGTGGCCTTAGATCCGTATTCATCTTTTGGTCACGATGGTTTAGTAGAACGAGGAGTTATACTAAATGATAAAACAAATGACATTTTGGCTCAAATGGCTCTCAGCCATGCAGAGTCAGGATGCGATGTAGTAGCGCCATCAGATATGATGGATGGTCGCATTTCATCAATCAGAAATATTTTGGAAAAAGAAGGTTATACAGATACGATAATCATGTCTTATAGTGTTAAATATGCATCTTCTTTTTACGGTCCGTTTAGGGATGTTCTAGATTCATCCCCCTCTTTTGGGGATAAAAAGACATATCAAATGGATTTTTATAACGGCAGCAGGGAAGCTATAAAGGAAACCTTGATGGACATAAGAGAAGGCGCTGATATTGTTATGATAAAACCAGCTGGAAGCTATCTAGATATAATAAAAAGTATAAGAGAGGAAATAAACGTTCCTATAGCTTCTTATCAGGTATCTGGAGAATATTCTATGATTAAAGCAGCCGCTAAAAATAAGTGGATAGATGAAAAAAAAGCTGCACTAGAATCTCTTGTAGCAATAAAAAGAGCCGGAGCAGATATAATAGTCAGCTATTTCGCTAAATCTATAGTAGAAAACTTAAGGTAA